The genome window ATAGAAACATCAAGGCAATAAATACAGGCACAGAGGCAAATCTTTGCCACTTTGCGCCCTCCTGCCTGCTACGAAGCGGGCAGGTCTTTGGCGGACAAGTGTGGCTTATTTTAACTCTATGTTTCATTGTTCTATTTTTAGAATTTTTATTTCTGTAATATCCTGCCTATGCCCTCTTGTTCTATGATATCTTTTTCTCTTTTTGAATTTAGAGACCACCACCTTGTCGTCTTTGCATTTCTTCAGCACTTCGCCTGTTACTTTTGCTCCTTTTACAAAAGGATTGCCAAACTTTAGATTATCCAACCCCACAGCCAATACCTCATTTATTTCCACCT of bacterium contains these proteins:
- the rplU gene encoding 50S ribosomal protein L21, encoding MKAIIKMAGKQYIVKETDTITIEKDLDAVVGEKVEINEVLAVGLDNLKFGNPFVKGAKVTGEVLKKCKDDKVVVSKFKKRKRYHRTRGHRQDITEIKILKIEQ